A genome region from Elusimicrobiota bacterium includes the following:
- a CDS encoding outer membrane lipoprotein-sorting protein: MNKKKCGALLTGLVLALSAVIFSNSAVVTAAELTGPQVLSKLDSASGSPKDQEQQAKIIIIDKDGKEKSRETLMFQKGNEKRLVRFLSPADQKGIGFLSLPNDMMYIYLPAFKKTRRIASHVKNTKFAGTDFTYEDMEAKTYSEKWDSEVIQTDDKSYVLKLTPKKGTVSDYSKLVMTVDKTNFYVLKIEHYDKAGTMTKTLTRTEFEKVGNYWIANASVMEDHKNKHKTKMVVSNTKVDAGISDDVFTERYLVR; this comes from the coding sequence ATGAACAAAAAAAAATGTGGTGCCTTATTAACCGGACTGGTATTAGCGCTTAGTGCGGTTATATTTAGCAATAGCGCAGTAGTAACCGCCGCTGAACTTACCGGCCCGCAGGTGCTTTCAAAACTTGATAGTGCGTCTGGTTCGCCTAAGGATCAGGAACAGCAGGCTAAGATCATTATCATCGATAAAGACGGGAAGGAAAAGTCAAGAGAAACATTGATGTTCCAAAAAGGTAATGAAAAACGGTTAGTACGGTTTCTTTCTCCCGCTGACCAAAAAGGGATTGGGTTCCTGTCATTACCCAATGATATGATGTATATTTACCTCCCGGCATTTAAGAAAACACGGCGGATTGCGTCACACGTTAAGAACACGAAGTTCGCTGGGACGGATTTTACATACGAGGATATGGAAGCAAAAACGTATAGCGAAAAATGGGACTCCGAGGTAATACAAACTGATGATAAATCTTATGTCCTGAAACTCACACCAAAAAAAGGGACGGTCTCGGATTATTCTAAACTCGTAATGACGGTTGATAAAACTAATTTTTATGTACTCAAAATTGAGCATTATGATAAAGCCGGGACGATGACAAAAACTCTTACCCGCACGGAGTTCGAGAAAGTTGGGAATTACTGGATTGCAAACGCGTCTGTGATGGAAGATCATAAGAATAAGCATAAGACTAAAATGGTGGTGTCAAATACAAAAGTTGATGCCGGGATTTCAGATGACGTGTTTACGGAACGGTATTTAGTGAGATAA
- a CDS encoding MMPL family transporter, translated as MKKWFAEFVINNRKVVIAVIAVITLFFGYFLKDIKVNPDVMDYLPKNDAVAQRFNYIDREYGGNALAMVAIETDDVFTKASLRQVADITAELKLLPGVSYVTSLTDVLDIKKAQDGGIEIGKLIDAEKLPETDEEIGKLRKYVMSSSLFSGKLVSTDGKATLIVCRLNENVNKIVTAGAIRGIVKKAEGNNKAYYAGSPFFLADIVDLIMDDLYTLIPIIVVVIVMTLFFSFRVLRGVVIPLISVAISVIWTIGLMNLLRIPLSLISNIIPVVLFAVGNAYSIHVFSKFNEDVLDNTNRLEQSKSALSNVALPVLLAAVTTVAGFLSFIFGSYLTMIVEFGIFTAVGTLFALIIACTLVPAILAMLPVQAGTVKENARKSSAKPVIKFMDSLGVMILKNEKLVLVIAGIITIIAVAGIPRIQRSVNITDYFKKDSHSRLSNKILDAKFGGSSPIMVIVKGDMTDPRVLNEMVKFQDFLDQLDDVNNTQSITNFIEQMSDVMGEGKNIPEDQAKVSNLWFLLEGQETLSQMVNPDKTEAIVQAMTVHVPTTRIRAIIKAIREYLKQNTKDYVSFEPTGMLYINDNLDNSLVSSQFWSMLIALFLVFLCLLAMMRSFAGGVIGIVPITFTIIVIFGVMGYTGIPLDIATVLVASIAIGTGIDYSIHFVNRFRHELKVQLNEFDALRKTLETTGRAIMINVVTVMFGFLVLIFANLVPLQRFGLLTAVTTLVSGVSAITILPAIILLFKPKIGEDK; from the coding sequence ATGAAAAAATGGTTTGCTGAGTTCGTTATTAATAACAGAAAAGTTGTTATCGCGGTTATCGCAGTGATAACCTTGTTTTTTGGATACTTCCTGAAAGATATCAAGGTTAATCCGGATGTAATGGATTACTTACCAAAGAATGACGCTGTAGCTCAGAGGTTTAATTATATTGATAGAGAATACGGCGGGAATGCATTGGCTATGGTTGCTATTGAAACTGATGATGTATTCACTAAAGCCAGCCTCCGGCAAGTAGCGGATATAACTGCTGAACTTAAACTCCTGCCCGGTGTGTCGTATGTCACGAGTTTAACCGATGTTTTGGATATAAAGAAAGCGCAGGATGGCGGGATTGAAATCGGTAAGCTTATCGACGCAGAAAAGTTGCCGGAGACTGATGAGGAAATAGGTAAGCTCAGGAAGTACGTTATGTCCTCCAGCCTATTCTCCGGGAAACTGGTCTCTACTGACGGGAAGGCAACGCTTATCGTCTGCCGGTTGAATGAAAATGTGAACAAAATAGTAACCGCAGGTGCTATCCGCGGTATTGTAAAAAAAGCTGAAGGCAATAATAAAGCGTATTATGCCGGCTCGCCGTTTTTCTTGGCGGATATCGTTGACTTGATAATGGACGACTTATATACACTGATACCCATAATTGTGGTCGTGATTGTAATGACACTGTTCTTTAGTTTCAGGGTATTACGCGGGGTTGTCATTCCATTAATTTCAGTTGCAATAAGTGTTATCTGGACCATAGGTCTGATGAACTTATTAAGAATACCGTTATCGTTGATCTCTAATATCATACCGGTAGTATTATTTGCTGTGGGGAATGCTTATAGTATTCATGTGTTCAGTAAGTTTAATGAAGATGTTCTTGATAATACTAACCGTTTGGAACAATCAAAATCCGCACTTTCAAACGTAGCACTCCCGGTACTCCTGGCAGCGGTAACGACAGTTGCAGGTTTTTTATCGTTTATCTTTGGTTCTTACCTTACAATGATCGTTGAGTTCGGGATTTTTACGGCGGTAGGAACATTATTTGCGTTGATAATAGCGTGTACGCTTGTCCCTGCAATACTCGCAATGCTGCCCGTTCAGGCTGGCACTGTTAAGGAAAATGCAAGGAAGTCCAGTGCAAAACCGGTGATTAAGTTTATGGATAGCCTCGGGGTTATGATCTTAAAAAATGAAAAGCTGGTATTGGTAATAGCGGGAATAATTACTATTATTGCTGTGGCCGGGATTCCCAGGATACAGCGTAGTGTTAATATTACGGATTACTTCAAGAAAGATAGCCATAGCCGGCTCTCCAACAAAATACTTGATGCGAAGTTCGGCGGGTCTTCGCCTATCATGGTAATCGTTAAGGGTGATATGACAGACCCGCGGGTGTTAAACGAGATGGTTAAGTTCCAGGATTTTCTTGATCAGCTCGATGATGTTAATAACACGCAGTCTATAACGAATTTTATTGAACAAATGAGTGATGTTATGGGGGAAGGTAAAAACATACCTGAGGACCAGGCAAAAGTGTCGAACCTGTGGTTCTTGCTTGAAGGACAGGAAACGTTGTCACAGATGGTGAACCCGGATAAAACTGAAGCTATCGTCCAGGCAATGACTGTTCATGTTCCGACGACACGTATCCGCGCTATCATCAAGGCAATTAGAGAATATCTTAAACAAAACACTAAGGACTATGTATCATTTGAACCAACCGGGATGTTGTATATCAACGATAATCTTGATAATAGTTTAGTAAGCAGCCAGTTCTGGAGTATGCTCATAGCGTTATTTCTGGTATTCCTGTGTTTATTAGCGATGATGCGTTCATTTGCAGGCGGGGTGATTGGGATAGTGCCGATTACGTTTACGATAATCGTTATCTTCGGTGTTATGGGATACACCGGTATACCGCTGGATATAGCAACGGTGTTAGTGGCAAGTATCGCGATTGGTACCGGTATAGATTATTCCATACATTTTGTTAACCGTTTCCGTCATGAACTTAAGGTACAGCTTAACGAATTTGATGCGTTACGCAAGACACTCGAAACTACCGGCCGTGCGATTATGATAAACGTTGTCACTGTAATGTTTGGGTTTCTGGTCTTAATCTTTGCGAACCTCGTGCCGTTACAAAGATTCGGTCTTCTTACTGCGGTGACGACGTTAGTTTCAGGTGTCAGCGCGATTACTATATTACCCGCAATAATATTGTTGTTCAAGCCAAAAATAGGGGAAGATAAGTAA